In the genome of Naumovozyma dairenensis CBS 421 chromosome 7, complete genome, the window CGCGTTAGGTTACATGGTGAGCcctaatttcatttttatttccaGCCCTAACTAATAAAATTAGGGTATATATGTTTTCCGGGTAATAGTAATCTATATCCGTTTTATCCCCGCTTGGAAAGGGATCGCTTCGAAACTTTcttaagaataatattgaagTACATATGTACAGTAAGGCCTACTTATCAATTaagaagaaactgaaaCAAAAACTTACTTCTTTGGTAAGATTGAAGAGAAGGCAAGGCAAATTGATTAGAAGGCAATCCATCTAAAGGTTCTTTCTGAATTATGTTTAGAGACAGAACTAACTTATTTTTATCGTATCGTCGTACCTTCCCACATAATGTACAATATTCGACTATTGGTCTCGGTATAAATATTCACAATGATGGAgtatttgataaagatttGGAAGCATATCCGATGATGGACCTGTCGCCGCACGATAATGATgacaagaatatattgaagTCACAACCACCTTTATTTGTGGAAATGGCACATGATATCGATGGATATTTGAGTGATGTTAAAACATTGATGATTAAATTGACtaaattatataagaaaaattcattaccggggtttgaagataaaacaGGTGATGAGAAATTGATTGAAGATTTAAGTTATAAGGTGAtacaaaattttcaaaaatgcTATAATGTTACTAAGAAATTGGAAACTATTTTTAATAGTCAGATGTTGAATGGGaaacaaatgaataaagGAGAATTGGTAATTTTGGATAATATTCTAAAGATGTATGCACAAAAGATCCAAACAGAGAGTAACAAATTTAAAGTGTTACAgaataattatttgaagtTCCTGAATAAAGACGATTTGAAACCAATTTTACCTAAAAATAGTAAGGAGACTTCTCAATTGCTGCTTcttgaagaggaagaaggaAATCAAAATGACGGTGGTGTTGCTGGGCAAGCACAGCGACAAGATGATATAGATGCATATTCAAGGAAGACATTGCAACGGCAAATGGATTCGAGTCAACAGTACTTACAAGAAcgtgatgaagaaattactCAATTAGCAAGGGGAGTTCTTGAAGTCAGTACTATATTTAGAGAAATGCAGAGTTTAATTATAGACCAAGGTACTGTTGTGGACCGAATCGATTATAATTTGGAGAACACGgtaattgaattgaaagaagcTAATAAAGAATTAGGGCAGGCTACAGTTTATCAAAAAAGAACTCAAAAATGTAAAGTGATATTACTGTTAACTTTATGTGTTATAGCgttgttcttctttgttaTGTTAAGGCCACGTTCTAGTGGTGGTGGCACTCGAAGCCCTGAAGCTGATGGACATTCGGATAGTGATATATCTGAAAAGCCAAATCCGGATGAAGAAGAGAGCCCAGAGCTTGTAGATATAGGTATCGATGAAAGTCCAGCAGCACTGCAACAAGAACATCCAAATAATATGAAGCTTCGACTTATAAAACGGGGACAAAACAGTTCACttattcaacaatttcaataactaataatatgatatgatattcAAAGATACGTAAGTAGATAGATAAATCTAATCCGGAttaaaatgaaataaaaataaattaaaataaaaaacaaaaaaaaactagGGAATACTAAGggatttggaatattttttaataatacaCACTAGGAAATTCGAATATATAGAAAGAAAGGAAATGAGAGAACGTTTTACTATGTTATAAATGAGTGAGAAGAATTGGTATTATTGTCCACTGCGCCAATTGTCTTGCCTGGATACTTCCGACGAATGATTATCTGAATCCATATGGGTTTCCTgtattgaatgaatttgCAGAGGGAAGATTATTTGCCATACGTTTCTTGTAACTTGGTTTGTAATGTGTAGAACCCATGGGTATATTAGAAGGCGGTTGattaaattgaatatttctaATGGCGCCTTGACGATAGTTATTATATGGTTGTTGAGGTTGATTATAACGACGTTCTTGTAACGCTGGTTGAGAGTTATAATTTGGATATCCCACGGCGGGTTGAGCAGCATTTCTAATTATGGGCCCTCTATTGGTATTGTTGGCAGTAGGTAGAGgatttgaattatattgTGAATTCATTTGAGGTCTACCTTGAGGGATAATATTCCTCTGTTGCATACCATTATCACGATTGATATAATGGGGTTGTTGGTTTGCATATTGTGGACCCTGCGAATAATTTTGAGGTTGTGGAGAAGGTTGTGGGTAAGGTAGATTACCGGCTGGTTGTCGTTGAGAATGAGAGTTCAGTTGAAgttgattattataataatttgggTTTACTCCTCTTTGTGACACTGAAGTGAAATCACTCAATCCATCATCTATTTCATGGTTGTTATTACTTCCCTCAATTCCTTgatcattgttattattataaagatCTTCTAGTATCTTGTTAGAATTTCTTTGAtctgatatatttttattcgAATAAGAGGAAGATGCAATAGATGGTACAATATTGTATGGAGCGGTGCGTGAAGTTTGACTTTGGTTCTCTGGATTTGTTTTACCTTCATTATCTATCACTGAAAATGCTGGGTATGATAATCTCTTATCATGCAAAGCAACTCGATCGCGTTGTTGcacttcatcttcattgttactaccatcatcatcatcaacatcatcatcatctctGACTGACCCGCCTTGCGTATTTAAATCGGAAATAGTATTCGTTTGCTCTTTGACATACTCTTCAACGGGGCTATTGTAATCTTGTTTCTCTTTTGCAAGTGATGAAAAATCTGTGGAACTTTCAGTTATTTGCTTCttcatatcatcattaaatggTTGGAAATCTGGTAAAACAGTGGGttgattcaaaatatttgaaccagtcatatcattattttgataaatttctttgattgaGAATCTTGATTTATCCATTGGATCATCATGCAACATTGCCTCTGTAGAGTCATCTATTTCATCAATGGTTCTGGAACTTGAGCTATGAGCAACAAATATTAATGggattattaataatggtaaGGCTGCAGCGGGGATTAAAAGCCATGAACACCATGTCATCTTGGGGTAAAATAGTAAAAATGATATGATACAGACTAATGCCGATGAAAAAAATCCCAAGATGgcgaataataattcaattgtAAACATAAGTGCAGAAATGGATCCTGTTGTActtaatattgataaaatgATAGTTATGATTGTCACGACGAATGACAGGAAATTCAATCCTGCAGCGATTGGTGTTACGATAAGGATTTTACCAAGTATAGATCtttgatttgaattcattgtCCATAGATTGTTATCATCTGTTAGATCTTGAGGGTTGTATGAACTGGATGCTTTAGAGCATCTTATTGAATCGCCGTTATTTGTCGTACAATATCCAAAAACACCATAAGTTACATCCTCTGCTTTTGAAAGACCAATTTGTTTGAAAACTGGTGCCGTTACACAGCAGATAATAAGGAAGGCCATAGAGACGAACTGTGCGACCGATATTATAGTGAAAAGAGTAGTTGACTTCTTATTAATAGTCATAATGAATGAGtttctatatttttatattctgTTTGGGTTTTTCGATTCTGtactttcaatttatcGCGACTGTCTATCGTCTAGATTAGcgaattttaataaaagGGTTCGTTATCTCCTTCTGGTTTTTCCAAGTTGATTGATTGTATTGCGATTCCTCGAGGAAAGCAAATATAGTTTTCTATATTAGATAGTTcttaaaaatgaattgacGATGGAGACCACTATAAATATTGAGGAATTATTGTACTATAGTTAAGAAAACCAAAGGAGTAGAATGTCAGTAATGTCTTTTATGAACATACATACTCTCTGTTTGTTTTAAGCAAAATGGGAATCATAAAACACAGCCTTCTTCTTTCGAGCTAActctttgtttttgttaTCAGCAACTgcataatttttcacttgcACCGCCTTTACGCGACGTGTCGGGTTTCCAACTCAGACAATGCCGTAGTGGTGAGTTGATGTTTTAGGTATATTGTCTCCTCTTAAAACAATACAAATACGTatatgtacgtacgtacgtagcTAGCTCTTGGAGAACGCGCCAAATGTGGAAAAGGGTATGATTGAGCCACACATATATTAATCTATCTCTATATCCTTACAAACATCTGACTCCACTAACGCTTCAGGTATAAAAGTAATAGTTTATATCCAAAAACAATCGTTTTGCACACAGCTAGGAGAGGGTGAATACTATATACCAAATCAAGTTAGGAGAAGTAGTACTTTATTGTTGTCGTCGTCGTCGTTGCAGTGGATACACTCCATGATCAGGCATGTTACGGGTAGAAATAATTCTCTAGCCTACCCTCGTTTGGCACTTCCTAGCTTTGTTTCTACCCTACTTCAAAAACTTTCTAGCCTACCCCCCTAGCCTACCCTAACCAGGTTCTGGCCTACCCCCTAGTTGTAgccaaatatttttggGCGGGGATTTCTGGGTATTTTTGGGCGGCGTTTTCTGATACTTAACCCAAAAcagattttttttctctgCCCCTACGTGTAGCCTAAATtttgattgaaaaaatcgCATCCACTCTACCCCCCTAGCCGAACCCGTAACATGCCTGATTCATGACTTATTCAAATTGACCAGCCacatttcattttctatttttaGAAACAACAAATTACCACCCGAATCaatcaacaaaaaaaagtacTCTCCCGGGGGCGAGTCGAACGCCCGATCTCAAGATTTCATGTTTTTCGAATTACAGTCTTGCGCCTTAAACCAACTTGGCTACCGAGAgaatttgtttctttttgtaaaatatgtGTCAGATATAGCTTTGAAtcttgatttcttaaaggCAGAGAGTAGAATTTAGGATTCTAACGAATAGGTGagtataaataataactaataaagagaTATAAATAACTAACTAAAATACCTTTAATTCTAGTTCAACTTTCAGTCCTTTGtaatctttccaaaatactttttctcttgtcAATAACCTTTCTTACTAGCCACTACTTTTCTCTAACATAtctataataattaatctGAATAATATGTTTCCTTTTAAGTTCGTTTAACGTCAAACCTCATAATACTTTACCCTTTTCTGTTCCACCGCAATTCACTGCATgggtaataataaaataagatagaaataaaagaaatagaaaaaataaaataaaggtTAGTAGTATCTTTCTTCCATTGGCCCGCAATTAGTCTTTCAACATAATTGTGGCGTAggataatgttaataagGTAGTAACTTAGtaagtcaaataaattctagaagttcatataatatctcGTTGAAGTCGTGAATGCATAAAGTAAGAACTCATAATCATGAACACCGCTCTCAAAGTCCTTTCGACTAGGTGCTCTACAGGACACTCTAAATACTTGTAGGTTTGATTAGGAGAGACTAATCCAGAACGCCTGAGTAAACACTCACAAAACCATACACTTAACCGACCCAATACATAACTCCTGTACGCATGGCCGGCCGAAACTGTAGACGTGGCtgcaatcaaaaacaatcttaataataataagataacaaTTGTACGGCATTCGACTTAGTTCAACAAAgtatattcaattataattcaatagaCGTTATACAGCTACAAACATGTATGGTGCATAACGTAGGTCGAGCCATTACTTCGAACCTCATAACttcaaaataattcttAACTCACTTAGCTGACAACGACACATAATTTCGTGTCAGTAATTActcaaacaataataaaataaacatacCTCTTTGTGACACTTGGACATAATGCCAATACTTTGTTATCTCGATCGGATATCTTACATTTTTGGTGAGAAACCTGAATCAGATTAGGTGCTGACAAGTATCAAAACAACTGACGTTTTTAtcttattttattttaatttttatGTCACAAGTTATGGTGACACAGTTATATCGATCCGTTACGCTTATGAACCAGTTGTTGGAACttaataagaatattaagaCACATGGGAAAACAGGAAGTGAGATGCTATCAAATATCATGAGTATATAAGGAAGGGGGCTCTCTTTCGTGTAtactttatataattacATCCTTGTCTCATTCAGAAGAGGAGGGAGGTGCAAAAGCATCCCCTAAGGGACATTTCTGAAGAGAATGCCAACTCCAATAATGTGATACTGCCTAAAATTTCGATTATTAACGAGTAAAGTACCATGGAAAGGAAAAGATTAAAGTTCTATAAGTTTCAGAAGAAACAAACTAAGAGGCACACATATCATTCAAGATACTATTATAAGTATGTTGGAGAAAAGCAGTACCTAGAAGGAAACACTAGTAAACAAGAGCAAAGACATAGACAAGTAGTTAGGAAAGTCAAGGAAAAAGTATTCTcaaaagattataaaaggATCAAAAGTTGAACTGGAATTGGAAGTGTTTTCAGCTTGctctttatatttcttttatttgcTATTACTTAATCGTATAGGGAAGACAGAACCGAAACAAATATTCACAAGAATCACATACTTTGATCTCTACCTTTTGAGAAGCACTGaatatgatatattatGCAAAGCTTATTTcaatgttatttttttttgacaTATGGGTTGGATAAGTGTTCGTAAAGGCAGAGGGTAGAATATAAGACTCTTGCGAATATTTGATTCGGTTTTATCCTTTAATTAAAATAGAACATAAAATGAAATGTAATaacaaaacaatatattttcaaaagcaAATCAAATCTTGTAAGCCTTTTCACTCTTTTCTAATCATCTTTCTAGTAAAACTTTTCCTTATCCTCAAACAACTCCCCTATGTATGATACTTTTCTTTGCATACTGTGATGgtttcaataaatataagtataaaataaaaagaaataaaaagaatttaCTACAGCGTTCCAAGCAAGTCACCTAATTACTTGCTATCCTACCTATCGCATCGGACaatgttaataaagttATAAATTCGTATGTCAATAAACTTTTGAAGTTCATCTAATTTCTCGTCGAAAACATCGCTCGGACACAGTGTTTCCTGTCAACCCAGttatatttattggaatatatggTACATATACGTCTATCTGCTAAAAGGACTTTGATTTACTGACACACAATATTGCCCTAACGTACGGTAGATATGCCGAGACGACAAGGAAAAAGTAAGATCTTCACGATGAGACATTAtagagaaataaaatatataagagatatatagatatatgtATACGTTATGTATAGTACTCTTTGGTAAATGCTAAAAGGGGAGGACTGGTTATACGTCGAAAAAAACGGGGTGAGTAACAATGCTACACATATTTCTCCCAATTTAACTGATCCAAAGGACAGTTATGACTATTTTCCAACAATATCATAAGTGTAAGATTCCATTGTGGATTAAGGTTTGTACTAAATATGAATGTGTAATAAAAgtttattaatatcctcGTTTTAATGTATATAAAAGAGTTCGgtttatcaaaaataaatagtaaataaaatgtatataaaagataataatataaaaataataacaggaTAAAGAGAGGTTGATACTTCCAGTTATGGGTCTATTTATACTCATGTCGGTGGTGGAATAGATAATACGACATCATAGTTTTATCATCGGCATATAAATTGATCGACTAATTTGGTATTGATCAACCGCGTCGTGTCATGCCGGTACTCAGCCGCATTCCTTCCATATTTGATAACCAGTTCTTGCCTGTTATAGTAGACGTTGTACCAAACGGGATGTCTAGACTTTCACCATggaatattaatagtaacTTTATCTGAATATTGATCGAGCAAATTGATTCATCAAATCAAACTCAATTATAAATCACAAACATCACACAGCGACAAGCATGTACGACGTATAGCGTAGTTCGAACCATTAATTCATGACTGAGGtcttcataataattattaGCTCACTATTACTGATTGCCACTCTCAAATTCGTGACAGTAAATATTTAAGTAGCTTTTTGAAATAAAGGGTACATCGTTGTGACACTTTGACGTGCTCAAAAACTTCAATCATAATGTTCACTCATAATGTTTAGATTATTCTAACAAACCAAGAGAAACATCCGTGATAGTTTAATGGTCAGAATGGGCGCTTGTCGCGTGCCAGATCGGGGTTCAATTCCCCGTCGCGGAGTATTTTTTACCACCTTATTAGTATATTTTGTTATTCTATTGAGGGCGTTTGACCTGAGAGCCAAAACGATTCTTCAGACGAAGTTATATTACATTTCTCTCTTTCTAGGAGCTTCTCTTTTGTTTTCCCctatattataatttcCCTTATTATAGCTCTATAAATCTGATTGTAAAAAACTTAAGGTCAATGTTCAGCTCGGTGCAGTCTATAAAATCCAAAGCACGTCGAATCAAATTCACGAAAGATCATCGGTATCTgacatatttatatatatttacaacATCTCATATATAACCCCATACAGACCTAGAGAAAAAGTAACTTTGGATATTCCCTATATATGCTACAAGTTACGTTATACAATGGGACATTTTGATACTATGTCAAGCAATGATCAACTGTCACATTTAGGGAAAAGTTTGACTTTGACGGCATCCGCCTTACTGGGCTCACACCAAAACGATGATAGAATCCTAACTCAAAATTCACAATATAAAACCATTCTACATTCCACTGTGAATGGTAAAGAGAACGCAGGGTCgagaaatataataagcAAAATCAAGGATATGGATTTCCATCTCAGAGATAGGAGGAGAAGTATAGGATTTCAAGATTTACTTTCTGCAAAGGATGGGGAAGATTTTTTTAAGAATCAGATTACGAGTACAAGAACGAGTTTTAAAGTCTTGAGCCATATAAGCGACgaattattatcagatATACCAAGTCATCTGTCCCCTGAAAATAAGTCCAATCTGGTATTAAGTAGAAAGAtcacaaataaaaaaaatgatggAGAATACCTTAtcaaaaatgatgatagtCCATCCCTTTTCCAAGGATTCGAAGGTACCTTAGCgattattaataatacttTGGATCATCAGGGCTCAAATACTTATGATAATGTGAAACTATTAAGAGGGGAAGAAGTcactgatgatgataacgaTTTTATACTGCCAAACGGATTCACACAGGAGTCGATTAGTCGATCATACTCTTTAAATGTCCTCCGAGATTTATCAGAGCAAGTTATCAAAGAGATCGATCTTTTTGaaatccaaaaaaaatttgcggagaatgaaattaatgacATTGATTCAAAGataaaacaattgaaattcaGAAGGAAAAATGTCTTTAACAAGATTGCCAGAATGGAGAAGaatgaatttcttttgatgAGCAGCTTAGAAACCATAAAGGAGCGAACTGACTTTCTGAAAGAATATGGTCTTGAAGCAACCGAGAGTGATGAGTTATCCGAGGTAAATAGTCAGGCCAATGAGCCTGATGCTCAACTTATGGATTCACATGTTTCAGAAAAggatatatttatattatctaGAGATACAAATACGGATCACGATGCTATTCAAGATAGTACGACGTATAtggataatgaagataGCAAATTAACTCCAGTCGAGGGGTTACGACACTTTTtccaaaatcaaaataaaaaatttaaacGTATTATTCCAAAACTGCAACATTATTATGACGAAGGATCTCTAATAGCAAGTCTTTCTAAAGCACATAGTGAAAATATAACATGTCTTGATTTTGATGTTCCGTTTGGTACGTTATGTACAGCAGGGCATATGGATAACGAAATAAAAGTGTggaatttatcaaaaaagAAGCAAATTGGTCAAATGAGAGGTCATTTGGCCACTATTAATTGTATGGAATTCGATAATGACTACAATATGCTCGTTTCTGGTGGCAAAGATGctcttttgaaattatgGGATCTTAATACAATACCACTTAATGTTGAACAAGACTCTACATTTGATGCAACCAAACCTTGTATTTATACTTTTGATTCACATATAGACGAGATTACTGCATTATCCTTAAGTTCTGAAACTTTGATAAGTGGATCCCAAGATCGTACATTACGCCAATGGGATGTCCGCACAGGGAAACATGTTCAGACAATGGATTTGAGTTTCATTACACTGCCTACTTCGTTAAGCTCGAAGACCACATCGCCTGAACCGTATTTATTATCGCCAGTTTCCAGAAAGATGAATTCAATGGTCGGTGGAGTACAATGTTTCGATGCAGCAGTGGTCACTGGAACAAAAGATGGGATCGTCAGGTTCTGGGATTTAAGGACCGGGAAAGTTGTTCGCCACTTGGAAGGTCATACTTCATCCATTACATGCTTGAAATTTGATAGTAAGAATATCATTACTGGATCAACGGATAAAACAGTACGAGTATGGGATATACGAATGGGCACCTTGGCTGGATTACTGAGTTTTGACACACCCGTGTTATCACTAGATTTTGATACGGATAAGATCGCTATAGGCACTTACGATGAATCTGTGAAGGTATATGATAGACATCATGACGAACAATGGGCATGTAGAGAAGATTATGATAATGTTGATGAAGCTCCCGCTGAAATCTCATCTAAAGTGGAGACGATACGATATAAAAACGGATACCTAGTCGACGGAAGAACTGATGGTACAATTAATACATGGGCTATTTGAGAAAACGCTATTCTTAAAGAACTTTCTGCATTTTTAGTCAAAGCAATAGAAggatttaaatataaaccTATATaatcttcatctttctATTGATTAatggaaatatatattcttaattcaaaatattataaatcgaattttttttgtcaaCATATGTAAGGCCATTCCCGCAATAGTCAGATGTACTAGCCTAACCTCTTCGTGTACAGTAAGTAAGAAAAATCAAACGTTAGAACAAAGTCCAACCCCCCGAACACAGATAAAAGTAAAgttttaattaaaaaatattctataaGATACGctattctatatatatatatcattacAATATTGTTTGAAGAAGTGTCATTGtttttcattgtttttcatttgtaGTTTTGCCTCCAACGTTCGACATTTCTCGTCTAAATCGAAAATATGTCTCCTGTAAAGATCTGTGACTAATTCTAATTCGGTTATACGTGCTTTTAGTTTAATCATTTCTTCCTCATTTTGCAAAGTAATACTCAGCGGAAGATTTTTGTCGAGATGATAACTATCGGGGGATTGTTGTTTCACCTTAGTACAATCAACATCTTTCATCGGTAAAGACGGCGATGTTATGACGGATGTATTCTGAGTTGGAAAAGAAGCATCACATTTTAGCGTTTCTTTGATAGAAGTTACAGGTAATTGAGGTAAACTAGGTCGTGGCGAGCTATGGTTTAAGATATTAGGTGGGGATACGATGGACCCAGAGGCATTCGATAATCTCTCGCTATCACATGATAGGTTACTGGCTGTTCTATCGGTATTACATAGTATGCTTGAAAGGCCAGGAAGTTTTTTGCTTGGTGGATGATGCATATTTTGGCGGGAGGTTAACTCGGAGTTATTGTAAAAGCTTGGATTGACCACACATCGGTTGTTGGAATCTCTCCAGCATAGGGGCATGCCTCTCTTGTAAGATGTCTTTGAAGTGGCGGCTAATTCAGAATCTATACTAGGTATaacatcaatattatcattatgattaggtttgtttttctttatgGTATCATTTATATTGGGGCTAGCACTTGaggattttcttttcttctcagCAAAGCAatacttttttatttgtgaACCACATTTCGTTTCTTGATCCTCATGATTATCGTGATTACTCCCCGTACATTTCCTATTTCTAGATTTAATAACGTCAGTCTTCAGACTTATAGGTCTATTTCTCCCATGTAACTTTAAAAATAACCCACAAGCATTACAGAGCATTGCGCCACTTTCGTCACGTCTCCATAATGGCGTAGTAGATGTCAAGCAATTCTTACAAATAGGGACTTGTTGTGATTTGAAAGTTGTTGAAGGTATACTTGTGATAATCTTCAACCCAGGTGTATTTGTTGATGACGCAGATGGCAATCCATTCCGTATAGAAACATTATCGCTTTTGCTAGAGGTGGtctcttttttcaaagcaTGATAGCCATCATTGCCGGTGTTAAATTTCTCACCATTCTTTTTTGGTGCAAAATCTCCCATTTCGTCAGATTTCTTTGTGCCACTTAGTAAATGGGATGCTTTTAGGTCCACGGATTGGTTGATGTTGATTGATGAggtattattttcagtTGTCATAGTATTCACCTTACCTTCGGTGGTTACCGAGTCGTTCAACATGGCGGGATTAGTTATAAGGGTCTCTCTTATTTTACATATACTTCCACCGTTAGTTACTAATGAAAAAGATACAAGCTTTCAAAATTTAGCTTGATCGATGATGGAAAGTATATGTAAATCAGCAGTCACTTCAAACAACTCGTGTAAGATCAATTTTAACATAAATGTTTCTTAATGGCTTTGAATTTCAGTTCCATCGAGTTATTCGAGAAAAGTTCTTTGCATGAAAGACATGAAATTTCCGCCCGCTTTAAATAAAACGTCTGTAAATCAATGTGACAGAAACATAAGAAATTTCCACAATCACAATGGTCTTCCTGGAACTGCGTATTTTGGAAGGCTATATATGGCAATGGATGCGTATATGATATCATACAAACCAgatgttgattttttacattgttttttgttaagaataaaaatatataaacagtttattgaattaaggaataatatacaatatatTTCGAATCAAGAGTGTATCTTAATCCAAGTATCTATCAAATGGCTCACCTAAAACATTTTCAACAACCTTAACAAGGCCTGTTCTTACTTCATGTTCGacttcttcatcgtcatcttcTAGTAATTCAACAATAGTTGGGACTAATTGAGGTAATAATACCAACCAACTTTCCCCCACCTTTGAATATACTAATTTAACAGCTCTTATAGCCCATAATTTCTCACTTGATGAGCATGTAGCCTTCATATGAGTTATGAAAAGTTTATTCATGACTTGGTTATGTTCTTCTAtgccattattattagcaGCCAATGAACCAATGGCTTTAACAAGGTATTTACCAATAACATTCTCAATAGTAAACAGTTGGTTAACTAATGAATCACAAATTAATTCGAAACGTGATGTGGATTTCCAATATTCGTCCTTATCGTATTTAAAGGCCGAAGTTAAGGATTTCAAAACTAAACGGCGTAAATTTACATCAACTATTTTCTTGGAAATAAATCtcttcaataaatcattcGTTGGTTCCAATAAGTATGTGAAATAAGAAGTAATAATACCCTTTAAGTTTTCTTGCAgcttattgaaaaatttaaagaatgcGGTTAATCTTTCCACGTCAgtaatttgtttattaacGACATCTTCGCCATCGAACGCCCATCTTAAGAGAATAACAAATAATGGTCTGAAaactttatcatttaatttcaaaacatATACGTTTGCAATTTGATGAGCAGATGCTTCAATACGACTAATTGTGTTATTGTCGAATTTACTAATGGATCTGTATTcgaataaagataataatagtttGAAGAATATAGGTGATTGTGATGTAGCTGATTTCTTGTCAATTTTCTCAACTGTAGATTCTAGAGCACTtaagaataatgatacaGCAATAGAATCATCAATTTGCGATATCTTATTC includes:
- the TLG2 gene encoding t-SNARE syntaxin TLG2 (similar to Saccharomyces cerevisiae TLG2 (YOL018C); ancestral locus Anc_1.372); protein product: MFRDRTNLFLSYRRTFPHNVQYSTIGLGINIHNDGVFDKDLEAYPMMDLSPHDNDDKNILKSQPPLFVEMAHDIDGYLSDVKTLMIKLTKLYKKNSLPGFEDKTGDEKLIEDLSYKVIQNFQKCYNVTKKLETIFNSQMLNGKQMNKGELVILDNILKMYAQKIQTESNKFKVLQNNYLKFLNKDDLKPILPKNSKETSQLLLLEEEEGNQNDGGVAGQAQRQDDIDAYSRKTLQRQMDSSQQYLQERDEEITQLARGVLEVSTIFREMQSLIIDQGTVVDRIDYNLENTVIELKEANKELGQATVYQKRTQKCKVILLLTLCVIALFFFVMLRPRSSGGGTRSPEADGHSDSDISEKPNPDEEESPELVDIGIDESPAALQQEHPNNMKLRLIKRGQNSSLIQQFQ
- the TOS7 gene encoding Tos7p (similar to Saccharomyces cerevisiae YFR012W and YOL019W; ancestral locus Anc_1.371); the protein is MTINKKSTTLFTIISVAQFVSMAFLIICCVTAPVFKQIGLSKAEDVTYGVFGYCTTNNGDSIRCSKASSSYNPQDLTDDNNLWTMNSNQRSILGKILIVTPIAAGLNFLSFVVTIITIILSILSTTGSISALMFTIELLFAILGFFSSALVCIISFLLFYPKMTWCSWLLIPAAALPLLIIPLIFVAHSSSSRTIDEIDDSTEAMLHDDPMDKSRFSIKEIYQNNDMTGSNILNQPTVLPDFQPFNDDMKKQITESSTDFSSLAKEKQDYNSPVEEYVKEQTNTISDLNTQGGSVRDDDDVDDDDGSNNEDEVQQRDRVALHDKRLSYPAFSVIDNEGKTNPENQSQTSRTAPYNIVPSIASSSYSNKNISDQRNSNKILEDLYNNNNDQGIEGSNNNHEIDDGLSDFTSVSQRGVNPNYYNNQLQLNSHSQRQPAGNLPYPQPSPQPQNYSQGPQYANQQPHYINRDNGMQQRNIIPQGRPQMNSQYNSNPLPTANNTNRGPIIRNAAQPAVGYPNYNSQPALQERRYNQPQQPYNNYRQGAIRNIQFNQPPSNIPMGSTHYKPSYKKRMANNLPSANSFNTGNPYGFR
- the NDAI0G05340 gene encoding uncharacterized protein (similar to Saccharomyces cerevisiae MDV1 (YJL112W) and CAF4 (YKR036C); ancestral locus Anc_1.247), with translation MGHFDTMSSNDQLSHLGKSLTLTASALLGSHQNDDRILTQNSQYKTILHSTVNGKENAGSRNIISKIKDMDFHLRDRRRSIGFQDLLSAKDGEDFFKNQITSTRTSFKVLSHISDELLSDIPSHLSPENKSNLVLSRKITNKKNDGEYLIKNDDSPSLFQGFEGTLAIINNTLDHQGSNTYDNVKLLRGEEVTDDDNDFILPNGFTQESISRSYSLNVLRDLSEQVIKEIDLFEIQKKFAENEINDIDSKIKQLKFRRKNVFNKIARMEKNEFLLMSSLETIKERTDFLKEYGLEATESDELSEVNSQANEPDAQLMDSHVSEKDIFILSRDTNTDHDAIQDSTTYMDNEDSKLTPVEGLRHFFQNQNKKFKRIIPKLQHYYDEGSLIASLSKAHSENITCLDFDVPFGTLCTAGHMDNEIKVWNLSKKKQIGQMRGHLATINCMEFDNDYNMLVSGGKDALLKLWDLNTIPLNVEQDSTFDATKPCIYTFDSHIDEITALSLSSETLISGSQDRTLRQWDVRTGKHVQTMDLSFITLPTSLSSKTTSPEPYLLSPVSRKMNSMVGGVQCFDAAVVTGTKDGIVRFWDLRTGKVVRHLEGHTSSITCLKFDSKNIITGSTDKTVRVWDIRMGTLAGLLSFDTPVLSLDFDTDKIAIGTYDESVKVYDRHHDEQWACREDYDNVDEAPAEISSKVETIRYKNGYLVDGRTDGTINTWAI